GTCGACCACATCACCTTCCGGGTGAGGGAAGGGGAGATCTTCGGCTTTCTTGGACCCAACGGGGCTGGAAAAACCACCACCATCCACATGCTCACCACCGTCCTCAAACCCACCAGTGGAAGGGCTGAGGTATGCGGTTACGATGTGGTTAGGGAACCGGAAAAGGTGAGGAGATCCATAGGAGTGGTGCCCCAGGAGTATACCGCAGACGAGGATCTCACCGGGTATGAAAACGTGATGCTCTGTGCGGATCTCTACGGGCTCCCGAAGGAAGAAGCGAGAAGAAGGGCCCTCGAACTTCTCTCCCTGGTACAGCTGGAACCCTTCAAGGACAAGAGGGTGGAGACCTACTCCGGTGGGATGAGGAGGAGGCTGGAGTTGGCCTGCGGGCTCATCAACCGCCCGAAGGTGCTCTTCTTGGACGAACCCACGCTGGGACTTGACGTTCAGACCAGAACTTCCATCTGGAGGTACATCCTCTATCTCAGGGAAACCTTTGGGATGACGATTTTCCTCACCACCCATTACTTGGAGGAGGCAGATCATCTCTGCGATCGTATCGCCATCATCGACCACGGGAAGATCGTGGGAGAGGGAAGTCCTTCGGAACTTAAGGACTCACTGGGAGGAGACCTCCTGACGCTGGAATGCGAAGGTGAAGGCGTGGAGGAAGTACTCGGGGAGATAGATGGGGTGAAGGAAGTGAAGAAGGAAGGAACGGAGTACAGGATAAAGGTGAACAAAGGGGAGAGCGTTGCCCCCCTCCTCCTCAAGGCCCTGGGGGAAAGGAGGCTGACGGTCAAACGACTTTCCCTCACGAAACCCACTTTAAACGAAGTCTATTTGGAAAAGACCGGAAGATCCTTCAGGGACCAGGAAGAAAAGCCGGAGGAGAACCTCAGGCAGAGGATTACCCTATGGAGAGCCAGGAGATGAAGGGAAGACCCCTCCAAGGCTTCCTTGCCCTTACCCACAGGGAGCTGAAGAAATGGTACAAGGAACCTCTCCTCCTCCTCATCACCATCCTCCAGCCCCTCATCTGGATGATCTTCTTGGGAAAGGCCATGAACCTAGAGGCCGTTTTCGGAGGGGGGTTACCGCCCGACTTGGCAAGACAGCTCATGCTCCGCTCCTTCGGAACCGCAGATTACTTCTCCTTCATGGCTATAGGCATGATAGCCGTCACCTGTCTCTTCACCACGATGTTCACGGGCTTCTCCATCATCTGGGATCGCAGGCTGGGCTTCCTCAACAAGGTCTTGAGCACCCCCGTCTCCAGGGTCTCCGTGGTTTTCGCTAAGGTCTTCTACGCCACCCTGCGCTCCTCCTTCCAGGTCCTCATCATTCTGTCTGCAGCCTTTGCCCTAGGCCTCCAAACGGGACCGGGCTTTCATCCCCTTTACCTGCTCGGGGTCCTCCTGGTAACCTTCATGGTATGCGTGACCTTTTCTTCCCTTTTCCTCATGCTGGCCCTCAGATCCACCCGATGGGAAACGCCGATGGCGATGGTGAACCTCTTGGTCATGCCCCTCATGTTCGCCTCCAACGTCTTCTTCCCTCTGGAGCTCATGCCCGGATGGCTCAAAACGGTGGCGAGTTTTAATCCCCTCTCCTACACCAACGACGCCCTCAGACAGTTCACCATTTACGAACTGGACCTCAATGCCCTTCTCAAAGACCTGACCTACCTGGGTCTCTTCTGTTTGTTCATTTCTTCCCTCAGCATCTACCTTGCCAAAAAATACCTTTCCCGCTAACCCTTGAGCTCTATCTTGATGTGAACGTCCTGGGGGACCTGTAGGCGCATGAGCTGACGCATCGCCCTTTCATCGGCACTCATGTGGATGAGCCTCTTGTGGATCCTGAGCTCCCACTTGTCCCAAGTGGCCGTTCCCTCCCCATCCGGAGATTTCTTCACGGGTATCACTATCCTTTTCGTGGGGAGGGGAATGGGCCCGGAAATGCTCACTCCAGTACGCTGGGCTATGTCCTTGATCTGAGCGCAGATTTCATCCAGCTTCTTGTGATCCGTACTCGAAAGGTGAATCTTGGCCTGCTGCATCTTCGCACCCCCTCACCTTCCTCCACCGGATAAAAAAGGTTCACTTGGCCTTTACCACATCGATACACACACCGGCCGCGATGGTCATACCCATGTCACGGATGGCAAACCTGGCGAGCTGTGGTATGTCCGAAACCTTCTCTATCACCAGGGGTTTCGTGGGCCTCACCTTGATGGTGGCCATGTCCCCCCTCTTTATGAACTGCGGGTGATCCTCCAAGACGGCACCAGTCTTGGGGTCCAGCTTGTTGATGATCTCCGTGATCTGGCAAGCCACTTGGGCGGTGTGAACGTGGAAAACCGGTGTGTAACCCGCCGCTATGGCGGTGGGATGCTGTAGAACGGCGATCCTAGCGGTGAACTCACTCACCACCGTTGGAGGTGCATTCGGAAGACCGGCAACATCACCCCTCTTGATCTCGTTCTTCGCTATTCCCCTAACGTTGAACCCGATGTTGTCTCCAGGCTCTGCCTTGGGAATGGGCTCGTGGTGCATCTCTATGGATTTTACTTCACCTGTCTTCCCGGAGGGTTCAAACACGACCGTGTCACCCGTCTTTAGCACTCCCGTCTCCACCCTTCCCACGGGCACCGTTCCCACTCCAGTGATGGAATACACATCCTGGATGGGGATCCTGAGGGGCTTGTCTATGGGCTTGGGTGGGAGGCTGAAGGTATCCAAGGCCTCCAAGATGGTGGGACCACTATACCAGCTCATCTTGCTGCTGGGCTTCGTCACGTTCTCTCCATAGAAAGCAGCCACGGGGACAAAGGGGAACTTGTCCGCGTTCCTGTAACCTACCACCCTCAACATTTCCATGATTTCTGATTTCAACTTCTCGTAAACTTCTTTCTTGTAATCGACCAGATCCATTTTGTTGATCGCCACCACCAGCTGGTTCACTCCCAGCGTGAAGGCTAGGGCGGCATGCTCCCTCGTCTGGGGCATGATCCCATCGTCGGCCGCCACCACCAGGATGCCAGCATCCGCTTGGCTCGCCCCCGTGATCATGTTCTTGACGAAGTCCCTGTGCCCTGGGGCATCTATCAAGGTGAAGTAATACTTGTTGGTTTCGAACTTCCTGTGGGCCAGGTCTATGGTAAGACCCCGTTCCCTCTCTTCCTTGAGATCATCAAAAACCCAAGCGAACTTGAAGGTTTTTCCCTTGTCACCCATCGCCTCGAACTTCTTGATCTCATCTTCCTTCACTTCCCCCGTTTCGAAGAGCAATCTGCCTAGCAGGGTGGACTTGCCATGGTCCACGTGCCCCATCGTCACCAAGTTCAAGTGTGGTTTGGCCATTTTCCCGACCTTAGTCTCGATTGTTTTCCCGAATTTAAATCTTTTTGCGTCACCTGGCTTTTTCCGCTATCCTCTCTATTTCTTCCTTTCTGGCCACCGCATAACTTCTGGAATCGTATTGAGAAGCCAAAATGATCTCCTCGGCCAAACATTCCTCTATGGGTTTCTTGTTGCGGAAGGAGGCTGCAAAGGCACCCGCCGCTATGTTCATCAAGGCCACATCAATACCCCTGGCGGGAGAAGCATCTACCGCCACATGGTAGGTGATACCACCATAGGTAATCCTGGTCGTTTCCTCCCTGGGTGCGGCGTAATGGATGGCATCCACTAAGACCTGTAAGGGATTCTTTCCCGTCCTCTCTTCTATGATTTCAAAAGCTCTCTTCACGATATTGTAGGCCTTGTGCTTCTTCCCGCATGCCCCGGCCCCCCTTATCACCCTCCCCCCTATCTTTTTGGCCCCTGGCCCTGACCTCATGATCTTGTTGATCAAACGCTCAACGATGGGCACTTCTGCCTTTCCCAAGGGCTTGGAGGCATGCCTTCCACCGGAAGAAAGGGAAAGAGTGGGTTGTAACCTGAGATATTTCTTCATGCCAGGATCCTTTATCTCCACCCCCTCTGCCGACCACTTCCCAAAGTACTTAAATTCCACCAAGTTCTCACCTCGTGGGTTTTTCCTTCCTCCCCTTCACCAATTCCTTCAAAGAAACTCCGTTCACCTTCACCACCTTGTATCTCACCCCAGGAATGTCACCCTTGGGACCCCCTTGGGCCCCCCCTATTCCTTCTATGATCACCTCATCGTGTTCATCGATGAATCCAATCGCCCCATCACCGGGCGCGAAGGCAGTTACCTGTCTCCCATTCTTCACTATTTGAACCCTCACGCACTTCCTGATGGCGGAGTTGGGCTGTTTTGCCTCCACCCCCACCTTCTCGAGCACGATGGCCCTAGCTTGCGGGGCCCCTTCGAGCGGGTCAGCTTTCTTGTCCAGCATGAGCATCCTCCTTTTGTACTCCGAATCCTTCCACCTGAACCTCTGTCTGTCGGAACGGAGCTTCCTAGCCGCAAACTCTCCCTTTCCCATATCATCCCCTCTGAGGCTCCTTCATTTTATTATTATGTTATGTAAGCCACAATTCCTTTGTGCCAACAACTTCGCCTTCTTGAGCCTAACACCTCCTTTACCGATGGCCAAACCCTTGTCCTGCTGTCTCACTTCAAGAACCGCCACTTTTTTTCCATTTTCCTCTATAAAAGTCAGGGAGTTTATCTGGGCCGGGGAGAAGAGGATTCTGAGGAACTCTTCGGGATCCTCAGAATATCCCACCACTTCTATTTCCTTTCCCAAGAGTTTCCTGAGCTTCTTTATGTGACATCCGTTCTTTCCCACGCAAAGACCCACCAGTTCCTTTTCTACCAAAAAGATCAACTTGTCCTCGCTCAGAAGACAGTCCCTGGCCCTCACCCCACTCACCATTTCCAAGAGTGACATGTACCTCATTTCTTCCTCGCTTAGAGTGATGCTCAACCCACCACCGTGGAGAGAATGTTGGAATTGCCGGGATCCAACACCGAACACACGTTCACGGAGAAAGGTCTTCCCACTGCCGTTCCCAGCTCCACGCTGTTTCCGGGATACCGAAAGAGGGGAACGCCGAAAAGCTTTGAAAGGTATTCGACTTCCTTCTTCACTTTATCCGGACAGTTGGAAGCTACTATGACCATCTTTACCTTTCCCGCCCTAAGAAGTTTCAGAGAACGATCCGTTCCCAAGATTACCTTCCCGCTCTCCACCGCCTTTCTTATCTCTTCATTTATGTTCACTTTTACCACCTTGCATCACTAGACGTACTGCACCAGTCCCCAGCGGAATGGGATTCCCCGTAATGATACTCTCCGTTACTCCCCTCAACCTGTCCACTTCTCCCCTCAAGCTGGCCTCCAACAGATGTTTGAGGGTGATTTCAAAGGCCGCCCTAGCAAGCACACTGGCCTTCTCCCCACTTACCCCGTGTCTGCCTATTTGCCTTACTTCACCCTTGGCCGTCATCATATCCGCCACCAGCATGATGTGCCTTATATCCACTTCCAGCCCCTGCTCCTTCAAAGTTTCCATCATCTCCTTTATCAAGGCATTTCTAGCCGCCTCTATCCCCAAGATTTCTTCTATTTCCCGAATGTTATTGGTTACGGTCCTCCTCTTGTCCACTCCTTCTATCTTCAGGACCTCTGCGAAGTTGGATCCTTCCGTGTATATCACATACTCTTCTCCCTCCTTCTTCACCACCACCTTTGTGATGTCCCTGATGCCCTTCAGCCTGAGTTTCCTCACCCTGGCCGCCAACCTACGTAGTTCGGAAAGACCTTCTTCCTCACCCATCCTTATCCTGATTTTGTTTTCATCCATGTTTATCTTCACCTTTGGTCCCAATTCTTGGGAGAGGATTTCCGCCACCTTACTGGGAGTGAGATTCCTCTGACGAAGCCTGGAGCGGTTCAGGGAAAGTAAGAGCTGCATGTTGATGAGGTCCGTTTCCATTTCGGAAATGATGTCTTCCACCGTAGTCATCTCAATCTCCTGGGCAAGGGCCTTGGCCTTTTCCTTGTCTTTGGAATAAGGAGGCTCTAAGTAGACCGTCATCAAGGCAGCCGAGGGAGTCCTCCTAGTGTCCAGGATCTCTATGAGTCTGGGCAAACCCAGAGTAACGTTCAATTCCGCCACTCCAGCATAGTGGAAGGTACGAAGGGTCATCTGAGTACCAGGCTCCCCAATAGACTGTGCCGCCACCGTTCCTACCGCCTCTCCAGGCTCCACCAGGGAAGAAAGATAGGCCTCCTTCACCGCCTCTATGACCTGCTGAAGGGTTTCCGTAGTTATGGCTTTTTCCTTGCTCACCTTCAAGAGGGTGTGCTCGAGCTCCTCTATGATGGCGGGGGGTACTTCCCCTTCCAACTTCCTAACTTCGGACTTGATGGTTTCTGGGGAAACTCCCACCATTTACTCCACCTTCACCCCCACTATTCTCTCCACTAGTCTATCCACCCTCACGGCCTTTCCGTTATCCGTCCTCATGGGGTCGGCCCCGTCCTCCCCGTAGAGGAACTGCACGATGGCTCCCCTGTCATCCCTGACCGTCCCATCGTACTCCACGTGAAGGTCCTGCAACGCATTTATCAACCTGCGCTGCATGTAACCACTCTGGGCCGTCCTCACGGCCGTATCCACCAATCCCTCCCTACCACCCATGGCATGGAAGAAGAACTCCTTCGGTTTAAGCCCATCCTTGTAGCTCGAACTCACGAATCCCCTGGCCTCAGCTCCCAGGTCCCCGGGCTTGAAGTGTATGAGCACCCTGTTGGTATATCCGCGGTTGAGCCTTTCACCCCTTACCGACTGCTGTCCCACGCAGGCTGCCATCTGGGTGAGGTTGAGCATGCTTCCCCTTGCACCCGTTCTGGCCATGATGACGGCAGGATTGGAAAGGGTGAGATGTTTCTCGGCTACTTCTCCCGCCTCATCCCTGACCTCGGCCAGGACCTCCATGATCCTCATTTCCAGGGTCTCCCTCATCGACCTCCCGGGTAGGGGTTCCAGCTCTTCTTTCTCGTATATCTCTATGAGCTGCTGGACCTTCTTCTTGGCCTCCTCTATTTTCTCCTCTATCCTCTCCTTGGCTATGAGGGGAATATCCTCGTCCTCTATGCTGGTGGTGAATCCCAGCATCGTGGCGGCGGCTATGGAGAGTCTGGTCACCTGGTTGAGGAACTCGGACGCCCTTTCCACCCCGTACTCCTTGGTGAGTCTGTCCCAGAGTTCACATTTATCGAGGGCCTTGTAGGCATGGGCATCGATCACCCCATACTTGAGCTCTCCCTTCTCTATTACCACATAGGCCTCCTTCTCGCATTCCTTTTCCTTGCATTTCGAACAACCCTCACATATCTTTGCCCGATAGGTGAGGTTGAAATCCTTGGGCAGAAGGATGCTGAAGATCTGCTTGCCCGTCCAGTATTCCTTTCCCTCCCTCCTCACCGCAGGTTCGGGAAGGATCGGTTCTACCCCCGCCTGAAGGAGGAGCTGACAGGCCTTTTCCCTGTCCAGCAGGGTCTCCTTCCTGGTGAGTAGGTAGGCACCCGTTATGTGATCCTGGATGCCACCTATGATGGGTCCTCCGAATCTTGGAGAGATGATCTGGTTCTGTACCGCCATGAGGATCATGGCCTCCACTTGGGCCTCCTCGCTCTGGGGTACGTGGAGGTTCATCTCGTCCCCATCAAAGTCTGCATTGTACAGGGGACAGACGCAGAGGTTCAATCTGAAGGTCAGGCCCGGCATCACCCTCACTTTGTGGGCCATGATGGACATCCTGTGAAGGGAAGGCTGACGGTTGAAGAGCACGATGTCGCCATCCCTCAGGTTCCTCTCCACTATGTATCCTGGTTCCAGCTTCTGGGCCAGCTCCTCCCTATCCGCGTATCGGAGGTCGTACCTTTTACCATCCGGGCTTATTACCCACTGGGCCCCAGGATATTTCTCCACCCCCCTCCTCACCAGCTCGCGCATTTCCTCCAGGTTGAAAGTAGTCACCCTGGTCCTAACCGTGAGAACCCTAGCCACGTACTCCGGCACGCCCACCTCGTCGAACTTCAAGCAAGGATCGGGTGAAATCACTGCCCTCGCGGAAAAATCTACCCTCTTCCCGGAAAGGTTCCCCCTGAACCTCCCTTCCTTTCCCTTCAGTCTCTGCCCCAGGGTACGGAGGACCCTTCCAGATCTGTGCCTGGCTGGTGGAACTCCGGAAATCTCGTTGGAGAAGTAGGTGGCCACATGGTACTGGAGGAGCTCCCACAGGTCTTCCACGATGAGATGGGGGGCACCCGCCTCCATGTTCTCCGCCAGTCTCTGGTTGATCCTTATGATGTCCACGAGCTTATGGGTGAGATCGTCCTCCGATCTCACTCCAGTCTCAAGCGTGATGCTGGGCCTCACGGTGACGGGTGGGACCAAAAGCACCTGTAGGACCATCCATTCCGGTCTGATGGAAGGATTGATGCCCAAAAGCTTTAGGTCCTCGTTCCTTATCCTTTCCAATCTTGCCCTTATGTCCGAAGGGGTGAGTCTTCCCTTCCCCTCCACGAAGGTGAAAGGCTTCTCGAACTTCACTTCCTCCTGTTTTTCCCCGCAGTGGGGACACTCCTTCCTTCCCCTAGCCGCCTGTACGGCTTTCTCAGAAACTTTCCACCACTCCTCCTTTTCCTCCATTTCTTGCAGGAACTTCTCCCTCTCCTCCTCCTTCAAAAGGATCCTTCCGCACTTCCTGCAAGTGGACTGGAGGAGATCGAAAATGGTTTCCACATAGTTCACATGGATAACGGGCCTGGCCAGTTCTATGTGTCCGAAATGACCGGGACATTCCTTCGGACCTCCCCCACAGGTCTTACAGGTCAGTCCTGGCTCTACCACTCCGAGCCTCCTATCCATCAGCCCCCTCTCGATGGGAAAACCGTCCTCATCGTAGGTGTCGGCGGTGACTATCCTGGTAACCGACATCTTCCTTATCTCATCAGGAGAAAGCAGGGAAAATTGGATGCTCTCTATTGCCCTCTGCGGTCTCATCTCTTCCCCCCTCAAGCCTTGTCCCGCAGCTTTATGCGGGTGTCCAAACACAAGGACCTCAGCTCATCCAAAAGCAGTTTGAAGGCATAGGGCATCTCCACCGTGTAAATCTCCGACTCCTCTTCGCAGAACGGACAGTAAATCCTGTTCCTCTTCTTGTCGTGGACGGCGAAATGTCCGCATCTTCCGCAGATCAGGGCATCGAACTTGTCCGAGCTCTCCAGCAGTCTATCCCTGAGTAACCTGGCTGCCCCATACCCTATGAGGCAGTCCCTCTCCATTTCCCCAAACCTCAGCCCTCCTTCCCTCGCCCTTCCTTCCGTGGGCTGGTGGGTAAGCACCTGGACGGGTCCTCTGGACCTCACGTGGATTTTGTCCGCTGCCATGTGATGGAGTTTCTGATAATAACACACACCTATGAAGATCTCCGCAGGGATCATCTCGCCCGTCATTCCGTTGTACATTACCTCCTTCCCGGCGGGACTGAAGCCGCACTCCAAAAGTATTTTCCTTATCCTTTCCTCGGGTTCTCCTTCAAAGGTCGTGCCGTCTATCTCCCTTCCCGCTAGGGCTCCGGCTTTTCCTGCAACCATCTCGAGCAACTGCCCTATAGACATCCTGGAGGGAATGGCGTGCGGATTGATGATGAGATCGGGTACTATACCGTTCTCGGTAAAGGGCATGTCCGCCCCATCCATGATCAGCCCCACTACCCCCTTCTGCCCGTGCCTTGAAGCAAACTTGTCACCCAGCTCCGGAATCCTGAGGCTCCTAACCCTCACTCTGGCCGCTCTGTTCCCCTCCGCCGTCATCACCAAGTAAACCATGTCGGCTATTCCTTCTTCCCCAGGCTTTATCCTCACGGAGCTCTCCCTCCTCCCCATCTCCATTTTCACCCCGAATTCGTCCGTTTCTTCAAAGAACCTCGGAGGACTGGTCCTTCCTATGACCACATCCTCCACCCTGAGCCTCGACTCCACTTCCACTATTCCTTCCTCTCCCAACTGGGCGTAGTGGGAAGCATCGGAATAACCTCTTATTTCCTCGCTTGGTATTTCGAACTTATCCTTCTGTCCCCCAGAGTACCTGCCCTCTTCGGCCTCGTAAATGGTAAAGGAGGTGCTCCTCCCCAACCCCCTGTCTATTGAATCCCTGTTCACGATGATGGCATCTTCCATGTTGTAACCACCATAACAGGCTATTGCCACCACCAAGTTCTGTCCGCTGGGCCTCTTCCTCAATCCCACAATTTCCATTACCTTCGTTCCCACCAAGGGACGCTGGGGATAGTGGAGGAAATAGGAATGAGTGTCCGTTCTCGTATGCATGGCGGTGGAGAAAACACCCAGCGCCTGTTTGGCCATGTTAGCTCCATAGGTATTGCGTGGTGACTGGTTGTGCTCCGCGTAGGGAATGAGGGAAGCACTTACTCCCAGGATAACCAAGGGATGGAGCTCGAGGTGGGTGTGGGCGGGAGTGAGCTCTTCGGGATTTATCGCCACATAAGTGTTCTCTTCCTCGTCCGCATCCAAGTATTCCACCACCCCCATCCTGACGAGATCCCCCCAAGTCATCCTCCCGCTCTTGAGCATTTCCAGGTGCTGGTCCGTAACCAAGGGTTTGCCATCCTTCACCACAATCAGTGGTCTCCTCACCCTTCCGTGGTCACACCAAACGGCTACCTCCTTTGTGTCCTTCTTGAACCTAACATTTACCTGGTCGCTGAGTTCACCCCTCCTCCTCCTCTCCCTTATCTCCCTCGCCAGCTTTTCCCCATCTTCCACCGTACCCACCACCCTCCCGTTCAGGAGGACCACCACCCTACCGCTCCGCTCTCCTCCCTTCCTGATGGGGGTTACCCCCATCTTGTAGAGGGCCTTCTCCACTTCCTCTTCATCGGCACCAGTGGAGATCTCTGCCGTGAGGGCGAGGTTCTTGACCAATCCACAGTTTGGTCCTTCCGGAGTTTCAGAAGGACATATCTTACCCCAGTGGGTGGGATGCAGGTCCCTGGCCTCGAAGTGGGGCTGGCTCCTGCTCAGGGGGGAGACGATCCTGCGGAGGTGCGAGAGGGTGGAGATGTAGTTGGTCCTGTCCAGGAGCTGACTGACCCCCGTCCTACCACCAGGCCAGTTCCCCGTGGCCAAGGTATGCCTGATCTGCTCGGTGAGGAGATCCGCCCTAGCCGCCGTCCTCAGGTTGAGCTCCCTGCCCCTGGAATGGGAGCGCTCCAGCTGGTATTTGATATCCTTGATGAGGTTTAGAAGGGCCACCCTGAAGATGTTCTCAAGCATCTCACCGCTGAGCTTCAGACGTTTGTTTCCGTAGTGGTCCTTGTCATCCACCTCCCTTCTACCCAGCGAGAGTTCTATCACTCTCTCCACCATGCTACCGAGGAAGTAGGCCTTAGCCAGTCTGTCCTCGGGAGAGGTGCCTATGTGGGGGAGGAGGTATTTATCCAGGACTTCTTGGGCCCTCTGGAGTCTGTAACTCTTTACCTGCCCTATGGCCACCCTCTTCCCTATGATGTCGAGCGCATCCTTCTCCGTTTTGATCTCCGCACCCTCCTGCAGGTTCTCGAAGAGTTCCCTTATGATCTCGGGATCATCGGAAACCGCCTCCACGATGTCCTTATCCTTCACCAATCCCAAGGCCCTCATCACCACCACGAAGGGGAGCTGTCCAGGTACCGCGGGGAAGGACACCCTTATCAGTCCATCCCTCTTCCTCTCCACTACCACCAAAGCCCTGAAACCCCTGCGGCTCGAGAAAACCTTTGCAACCTCTACTCCCTGTCTCTCATCCCTTTCCACTAGGATGGAGTTCGTGGCCAGATCGTCCTGGATCACGATAACCCTTTCAGAGCCGTTGATGATGAAGTAACCTCCGGGATCCATGGGATCCTCCCCCATGGCGATGAGCTCCTCATCCGTCCTCCCATAAAGCACGCATATTTCGGACTTCAGCATCACCGGAATCTCCCCAATCATCACCCTCTGTGGGGGTCCCCTCTGTCCTTTGTAGACAATGCTCATTTCGAGGAAGAGGGGAGCCAGGTAACTCATGTTGCGTATCCTAGCTATGGCAGGGGTGACGTCGGGAAACCTGGCATGAGACCCATCGGCCTCCCTAAACCAGGGAGTCCCCACCGTGATCTTCCCGAATTCCACGTAGGTTCCCTCGATGTCAAGGTCTATCCCCCCTACGTCGTCTATAACCCGCTGGAGCCCATTCTTGATGAAGTCGTTATAGGAATCCAAATGTTGTCTAACCAATCCCCTTTCTTTAAGGAAGGCTTCCACCAATACCCATCTGTCCTTTAACATGGCTCATCCCTCCACCACATATCTATAGGCCAAGGTCCTACCGGCGGTGGGACTTTCCCTCTTCACTTCTACTATATCCCCGGGTTTTGCACCTATTGCCCTCGCTACGGGATCCGTGCTCTTCATGAGGGGAAGCTGATGGGGCTTCACCTTATACTTTCTCAGGATTTCTTCTTTTTCCTCTTCTGACAAAACCCTATGCTCCGGCACCAGTACGTGCCCCCGGGGATCGAAGCCTTCCTCCATCTTCCCACCCCATACGGGCCTGGTGGGATTCGAACCCACGACTCCCGGCTTAAAAGGCCGGTGCGCTAGCCAGACTGCGCTACAGGCCCAACTAACCGATGACTCAAAACTACTTATATTTATCCCTTTCGAAGACATAAAAAGCCTACTCTACCTCGTAAACCCTTCCCCTCTCCACCTCCCCCCTCTCGAACCTCTTCCTCATCTCGTCCGCTATCTTCTGGGCAAGGGGAGTGGGATATTCACCCGTAAGACAGGCAAGACACAGATCCTCCTTCCTAACGCCCGTGGCCCTCACGAAACCCTCCAGTGACTGATAGTGGACGGAATCTGCCCCTATCAGCTGAGCTATTTCTTCCTCTCGATGGGTGGAACCTATGAGCTCCCCAAAGGTGGCCATATCGATGCCATAGAAACAGGGGGAAATGATGCGGGGGAAGGTGAAATACATGTGTATCTCTTTGACCCCTGCCATCCTGAGTTTCCTTATGACCCTCTTGGAGGTATCCCCCCTCACAATGGAATCCTCCACCACGGCTATCCTCTTCCCCTTCAGGGCTTCCGTAACGTTGATCTTCCTGGAAATGATTTTCTCCCTCTCCTCAGTGCTAGAGATGAAGGCACGGTCCACTACATACCTATGTCTCCTCACCGCCCTTTCCCAAGGTATACCCGTCACCTCATGCATTCCGTAAGCCGCGTCATCCCCAGTGGAAGGGATGGAAACGATCACATCCACCTTCTTCGCCAGGTCTGGATCTTCTCTGGCGAGGTTCCTTCCGAATTCTTCCCTTATCTTGTATACGGGCTTATCATTGCAAAGTATGGAGTCGGGGCGGGCGAAGTAAGCGAACTCGAAACTGCAAAAGGCCCTTCTTTCCCCCTTTACTATTCTCTCCCTCCTAGTCCCTTCTCCAGACCAGACGATCAGTTCACCCGGTTGAACCTCCGCCTCGTATTTGAACTCGTTTATATCCAATCCCACACTTTCGGAAGACACGGCGAAGGTTTGGTTATCCG
The nucleotide sequence above comes from Candidatus Hadarchaeales archaeon. Encoded proteins:
- the rpoA2 gene encoding DNA-directed RNA polymerase subunit A'', producing the protein MVGVSPETIKSEVRKLEGEVPPAIIEELEHTLLKVSKEKAITTETLQQVIEAVKEAYLSSLVEPGEAVGTVAAQSIGEPGTQMTLRTFHYAGVAELNVTLGLPRLIEILDTRRTPSAALMTVYLEPPYSKDKEKAKALAQEIEMTTVEDIISEMETDLINMQLLLSLNRSRLRQRNLTPSKVAEILSQELGPKVKINMDENKIRIRMGEEEGLSELRRLAARVRKLRLKGIRDITKVVVKKEGEEYVIYTEGSNFAEVLKIEGVDKRRTVTNNIREIEEILGIEAARNALIKEMMETLKEQGLEVDIRHIMLVADMMTAKGEVRQIGRHGVSGEKASVLARAAFEITLKHLLEASLRGEVDRLRGVTESIITGNPIPLGTGAVRLVMQGGKSEHK
- a CDS encoding DNA-directed RNA polymerase subunit A' codes for the protein MRPQRAIESIQFSLLSPDEIRKMSVTRIVTADTYDEDGFPIERGLMDRRLGVVEPGLTCKTCGGGPKECPGHFGHIELARPVIHVNYVETIFDLLQSTCRKCGRILLKEEEREKFLQEMEEKEEWWKVSEKAVQAARGRKECPHCGEKQEEVKFEKPFTFVEGKGRLTPSDIRARLERIRNEDLKLLGINPSIRPEWMVLQVLLVPPVTVRPSITLETGVRSEDDLTHKLVDIIRINQRLAENMEAGAPHLIVEDLWELLQYHVATYFSNEISGVPPARHRSGRVLRTLGQRLKGKEGRFRGNLSGKRVDFSARAVISPDPCLKFDEVGVPEYVARVLTVRTRVTTFNLEEMRELVRRGVEKYPGAQWVISPDGKRYDLRYADREELAQKLEPGYIVERNLRDGDIVLFNRQPSLHRMSIMAHKVRVMPGLTFRLNLCVCPLYNADFDGDEMNLHVPQSEEAQVEAMILMAVQNQIISPRFGGPIIGGIQDHITGAYLLTRKETLLDREKACQLLLQAGVEPILPEPAVRREGKEYWTGKQIFSILLPKDFNLTYRAKICEGCSKCKEKECEKEAYVVIEKGELKYGVIDAHAYKALDKCELWDRLTKEYGVERASEFLNQVTRLSIAAATMLGFTTSIEDEDIPLIAKERIEEKIEEAKKKVQQLIEIYEKEELEPLPGRSMRETLEMRIMEVLAEVRDEAGEVAEKHLTLSNPAVIMARTGARGSMLNLTQMAACVGQQSVRGERLNRGYTNRVLIHFKPGDLGAEARGFVSSSYKDGLKPKEFFFHAMGGREGLVDTAVRTAQSGYMQRRLINALQDLHVEYDGTVRDDRGAIVQFLYGEDGADPMRTDNGKAVRVDRLVERIVGVKVE
- a CDS encoding DNA-directed RNA polymerase subunit B → MLKDRWVLVEAFLKERGLVRQHLDSYNDFIKNGLQRVIDDVGGIDLDIEGTYVEFGKITVGTPWFREADGSHARFPDVTPAIARIRNMSYLAPLFLEMSIVYKGQRGPPQRVMIGEIPVMLKSEICVLYGRTDEELIAMGEDPMDPGGYFIINGSERVIVIQDDLATNSILVERDERQGVEVAKVFSSRRGFRALVVVERKRDGLIRVSFPAVPGQLPFVVVMRALGLVKDKDIVEAVSDDPEIIRELFENLQEGAEIKTEKDALDIIGKRVAIGQVKSYRLQRAQEVLDKYLLPHIGTSPEDRLAKAYFLGSMVERVIELSLGRREVDDKDHYGNKRLKLSGEMLENIFRVALLNLIKDIKYQLERSHSRGRELNLRTAARADLLTEQIRHTLATGNWPGGRTGVSQLLDRTNYISTLSHLRRIVSPLSRSQPHFEARDLHPTHWGKICPSETPEGPNCGLVKNLALTAEISTGADEEEVEKALYKMGVTPIRKGGERSGRVVVLLNGRVVGTVEDGEKLAREIRERRRRGELSDQVNVRFKKDTKEVAVWCDHGRVRRPLIVVKDGKPLVTDQHLEMLKSGRMTWGDLVRMGVVEYLDADEEENTYVAINPEELTPAHTHLELHPLVILGVSASLIPYAEHNQSPRNTYGANMAKQALGVFSTAMHTRTDTHSYFLHYPQRPLVGTKVMEIVGLRKRPSGQNLVVAIACYGGYNMEDAIIVNRDSIDRGLGRSTSFTIYEAEEGRYSGGQKDKFEIPSEEIRGYSDASHYAQLGEEGIVEVESRLRVEDVVIGRTSPPRFFEETDEFGVKMEMGRRESSVRIKPGEEGIADMVYLVMTAEGNRAARVRVRSLRIPELGDKFASRHGQKGVVGLIMDGADMPFTENGIVPDLIINPHAIPSRMSIGQLLEMVAGKAGALAGREIDGTTFEGEPEERIRKILLECGFSPAGKEVMYNGMTGEMIPAEIFIGVCYYQKLHHMAADKIHVRSRGPVQVLTHQPTEGRAREGGLRFGEMERDCLIGYGAARLLRDRLLESSDKFDALICGRCGHFAVHDKKRNRIYCPFCEEESEIYTVEMPYAFKLLLDELRSLCLDTRIKLRDKA